Proteins encoded within one genomic window of Micromonospora halotolerans:
- a CDS encoding IS481 family transposase, translating into MLHRNAALTPRARLRLARLIIEERWPVARAAERYDVSWRTAKRWAQRYAEQGEAGMQDRSSRPHHSPARTPRPVVRKIVHLRWRQRLGPVQIGGRLGIPASTVHAVLTRCRLSRLSHLDRITGEPVRRYEHDRPGAMLHVDVTKYGSIPDGGGWRYVGRVQGRRNREATAGRTGARSKTYEPQIGTAFVHTVIDDHSRVAYAEIRDDEKAATAIDVLRNAVAWFAARGITVERVLSDNGSAYKSFAWRDACTELGIRPKKTRPYRPQTNGKVERFHRTLTDGWAIARFYNSEQARRKALPAFLHHYNYHRPHSAIGGLPPITRLTNVPGQHS; encoded by the coding sequence GTGCTCCACCGTAATGCTGCTTTGACTCCACGCGCGCGTCTGCGGCTGGCGCGTTTGATCATCGAGGAACGCTGGCCGGTCGCGCGGGCCGCCGAACGCTATGACGTGTCCTGGCGCACGGCGAAACGATGGGCCCAGCGTTACGCCGAGCAGGGCGAGGCGGGGATGCAGGACCGCTCGTCACGCCCGCATCACAGCCCGGCCCGGACACCACGGCCGGTGGTCCGCAAGATTGTGCATCTGCGGTGGAGACAGCGGCTGGGTCCAGTGCAGATCGGCGGGCGGCTCGGTATCCCGGCCTCGACCGTGCATGCGGTGCTGACCCGCTGCCGGCTCAGCCGGCTCAGCCATCTCGACCGGATCACCGGCGAACCCGTCCGGCGTTACGAACACGACCGGCCCGGGGCGATGCTGCACGTCGACGTCACCAAGTACGGCAGCATTCCTGACGGCGGCGGCTGGCGCTACGTCGGCCGGGTCCAAGGCCGCCGCAACCGTGAGGCCACGGCCGGACGCACCGGAGCCCGCAGCAAAACCTACGAACCACAGATCGGTACTGCGTTCGTGCATACCGTCATCGACGACCACTCCCGCGTCGCCTACGCCGAGATCCGCGATGACGAGAAAGCCGCGACCGCGATCGACGTGCTGCGCAACGCCGTCGCCTGGTTCGCCGCCCGGGGCATCACCGTCGAACGCGTGCTGTCGGACAACGGCTCGGCCTACAAATCCTTCGCCTGGCGTGATGCCTGCACCGAGCTCGGCATCCGGCCGAAGAAGACCCGCCCCTACCGGCCCCAGACCAACGGAAAAGTCGAGCGCTTCCACCGCACCCTGACCGACGGCTGGGCCATCGCCCGCTTCTACAACAGCGAACAAGCCCGCAGGAAAGCCCTACCGGCCTTCCTGCATCATTACAATTACCACCGGCCTCACTCAGCCATCGGCGGCCTACCACCCATCACCAGGTTGACCAACGTCCCTGGACAGCACAGCTAG
- a CDS encoding YDG/SRA domain-containing protein, whose amino-acid sequence MAASKVHRPLQGGICGGKDGAESIVVSGGYVDDEDYGDEIVYTGQGGNDPSTKRQVAHQELTLGNAGLAVLSRDVGQPGDGW is encoded by the coding sequence ATGGCCGCCTCAAAGGTTCACCGACCGCTTCAGGGTGGGATCTGCGGCGGCAAGGACGGCGCAGAGTCCATCGTGGTGTCAGGGGGCTACGTCGACGATGAAGACTACGGCGATGAGATCGTGTACACAGGTCAAGGAGGCAACGATCCCTCCACCAAGCGGCAAGTCGCTCACCAGGAACTCACCCTCGGCAACGCCGGCCTAGCTGTGCTGTCCAGGGACGTTGGTCAACCTGGTGATGGGTGGTAG
- the dpdG gene encoding protein DpdG, with protein sequence MAVLNPPSALPGLARSITNHLIRSRASYDVERLTALFAPPGISDSPDRTRGVDNTLRAARAIGVIKQDSSGTLTVPEDVAARSSGGGLTREEFRQVLRRAALNLRRDGNPWAGDIEARTAGARDLSRALSWFLAQDALGPALSWRGKGRHSVELLQSQQLRHLADEERPFANDTRWGAFGRWALALGLAEPAVADAGGGLVPLPLRAVRDVVLRMQPGKRPIGVFLTELATELPVLEGGVARAGLRALLDEDPDPGIRNESVDTSVSQSILMLEDERVLELTYGSDADARVLGDPEGRKVSNVEVLLGVRR encoded by the coding sequence ATGGCAGTGTTAAATCCACCCAGCGCGTTGCCCGGGCTGGCCAGATCAATTACAAACCACCTTATTAGATCCCGTGCCTCATATGACGTGGAGAGGCTTACAGCACTTTTCGCGCCGCCAGGCATCAGCGACAGTCCGGATCGTACTCGTGGGGTTGACAACACGTTGCGAGCGGCACGGGCCATCGGGGTGATTAAGCAAGACTCGAGCGGAACGTTGACGGTTCCGGAGGATGTGGCCGCTCGTTCGAGCGGCGGAGGCCTCACACGGGAGGAGTTCCGCCAGGTCCTTCGACGCGCGGCGCTCAACCTAAGGCGCGACGGCAACCCTTGGGCGGGGGACATAGAAGCACGCACTGCCGGGGCTCGCGATCTTTCCCGGGCTCTCTCGTGGTTCTTGGCACAAGACGCCCTGGGCCCTGCGCTGAGTTGGCGTGGCAAAGGTAGACATAGCGTTGAACTGCTCCAGTCACAGCAGCTACGCCATCTGGCCGACGAGGAGAGACCCTTCGCTAACGACACCCGTTGGGGAGCCTTCGGACGATGGGCGTTGGCGCTGGGCTTAGCTGAGCCAGCGGTCGCCGACGCTGGCGGGGGACTCGTACCTCTCCCACTGCGCGCCGTCAGGGACGTGGTGTTACGGATGCAGCCAGGCAAGCGGCCGATCGGGGTGTTCCTGACTGAACTCGCCACCGAGTTGCCAGTCTTGGAGGGCGGTGTGGCGAGGGCGGGCCTCCGCGCGCTCTTGGATGAAGACCCTGATCCGGGAATCCGGAACGAGAGCGTGGATACGTCGGTATCCCAATCTATTCTCATGCTCGAGGACGAGCGGGTTCTGGAACTAACGTACGGCTCTGATGCAGATGCCCGTGTACTGGGCGATCCCGAGGGCCGAAAAGTGAGCAATGTCGAGGTCTTGCTGGGGGTTCGGCGATGA
- a CDS encoding YDG/SRA domain-containing protein → MSSGAAGGDPSFSPSTGFRYDGLFRVVDHWRADGKDGFRIWRFRLVSLDNVDRPPAREETGTAPRIPAVIQRLVRSSALALEVKRLYEYRCQICDIRLETPAGPYAEAVYVRPLGRPHNGPDSFNNILCLCPNHNVLFDAGGIWIGEYLEVFDTATGRQVGTVRMAAEHGIAWGHLAYRASLLT, encoded by the coding sequence GTGTCATCCGGGGCTGCCGGCGGGGACCCATCCTTCTCGCCATCAACCGGCTTCCGCTATGACGGACTCTTCCGAGTAGTCGATCACTGGCGCGCCGATGGCAAAGACGGCTTCCGCATCTGGAGATTTCGACTCGTCAGCCTCGACAACGTCGACCGACCACCGGCCAGAGAAGAGACCGGCACGGCACCCCGTATCCCTGCGGTGATCCAGCGTCTGGTGCGCAGTTCCGCACTCGCGCTCGAGGTCAAGCGGCTCTATGAATACCGCTGCCAGATCTGCGACATTAGACTGGAAACTCCAGCCGGCCCCTACGCTGAGGCTGTGTACGTCCGTCCCCTGGGCCGCCCTCACAACGGTCCCGATTCTTTCAACAACATCCTCTGTCTCTGCCCCAACCACAACGTCCTCTTCGACGCAGGGGGCATCTGGATCGGCGAGTATCTTGAAGTGTTCGATACAGCCACAGGCCGGCAGGTAGGCACGGTGCGAATGGCGGCGGAACACGGAATCGCCTGGGGCCACCTTGCTTACCGTGCGTCGCTGCTTACCTAG
- the dpdF gene encoding protein DpdF: MLRGSDVDVAGLSGPHRRFVDAWTTPSASGVGPADLAALLNQVLRHEGLSTGAVAKLDLPVKAAGPSRQHLALAGLEVLSLGSDQLRVSSGSRWSPGWLHGETSWVDLAISSPEGILEDGMRVPSLSRPERTDELDPAVASVSTATTYRSRAQAVALRTVALSDPGSTVHVVLPTGSGKSLVGLIPGLLQPAATTVVVVPTVALALDQERQAHGRFPGVGLPNELAYYGSLDRERQLLIRRRLADGEQRLLFTSPESLVASLAPSLHELARNGGLRYIVVDEAHLVRSWGLDFRPEFQLAAALISELKQVAKAAGQQPLTTVLMTATLSLEGLRLNETLFKGEPSLFVGSSFLRTELRYLLAPCASEGERLERLTQAIYRLPRPAIVYTTRKAAAEEIVAHMQGAGFRRVAAFHGDTAPSDRLQILRGWSGTDGPTSIDVVVGTSAFGLGVDQPDVRTVVHACVPGSVDRYYQEVGRAGRDGHAAVAVWLPVKGSDLAEASRIEGATVIGDDKAWARWRAMRSSDARIGDQPKGSLVFDTSAVPEHTAAGSDANRLWNRVTLTLLAQAGVIEISPLPPPAIKRDPDEPEADWVLRRDAAWRRFRDAVAVRSARDVGNFDRGVLEGAIARVRSDVLNTQRESLAHVRDLLEEERCWADVFAEEYSFRYGSGAATAVQRVSASCSGCPARGHHGPAHGRAPTPVIPLPSMPLLNFSLRRPLMNELHGQGGLVVTYEETGRRVGPVPWLEDLIRRCVANGIRAVFVPPTLRTHPAVQQAHRHAGEGFVMIDGKVSGPRPFAVPALIVLTPGELVDPGWLPPIAHGPPRIVLMPVDTLDPERPTARVADWRSPVLAVDDLLRRI; the protein is encoded by the coding sequence GTGCTTAGGGGGTCAGATGTAGACGTCGCCGGTCTCAGCGGACCACACCGGCGCTTCGTTGATGCGTGGACCACCCCTTCGGCGAGCGGGGTCGGCCCGGCTGACCTCGCCGCCCTGCTAAACCAGGTTCTCCGCCACGAGGGCCTTTCTACGGGAGCAGTTGCAAAGTTGGACCTGCCGGTGAAGGCGGCCGGGCCTTCTCGTCAGCACCTGGCGCTGGCGGGTCTGGAAGTCTTGTCGCTCGGCTCAGACCAGTTGAGGGTCTCAAGTGGCTCCCGTTGGTCTCCGGGTTGGCTGCACGGTGAAACTTCATGGGTTGACCTCGCCATAAGCTCCCCCGAGGGGATTCTGGAAGATGGCATGCGAGTGCCGTCGTTGTCCCGACCGGAACGAACCGACGAGTTGGACCCTGCGGTCGCGTCCGTCAGCACTGCGACGACGTACCGGTCTCGTGCGCAGGCGGTCGCCCTGCGCACCGTCGCATTGTCCGATCCCGGGTCTACCGTCCATGTCGTGCTGCCGACCGGATCCGGCAAGTCGCTGGTGGGCCTGATACCCGGACTTCTGCAACCTGCCGCTACCACCGTTGTAGTCGTGCCAACCGTCGCACTGGCGCTTGATCAGGAGCGCCAGGCACATGGCCGTTTTCCGGGGGTAGGTCTTCCAAATGAACTTGCGTATTATGGCTCGCTAGATCGAGAGCGCCAACTTCTCATACGTCGCCGCCTCGCTGACGGTGAGCAGCGGCTTTTGTTCACTTCGCCCGAGTCGCTAGTAGCGAGCTTAGCTCCCTCGCTTCATGAACTGGCCCGTAATGGCGGACTTCGGTACATCGTCGTCGACGAGGCGCACCTCGTCCGTAGTTGGGGCCTGGACTTCAGACCGGAGTTTCAACTCGCTGCCGCACTCATCTCGGAATTGAAACAGGTTGCGAAGGCGGCCGGCCAGCAACCGCTGACGACGGTCCTCATGACCGCGACTTTGTCCCTCGAGGGTCTTCGGCTGAATGAAACGCTCTTTAAGGGAGAGCCATCCCTTTTCGTTGGCTCGAGTTTTCTGCGTACCGAACTCCGCTACCTGCTGGCTCCGTGCGCCTCAGAGGGGGAGAGGCTCGAGCGGTTAACTCAAGCCATCTATCGGTTGCCTCGCCCGGCCATCGTCTACACGACACGAAAGGCGGCCGCAGAGGAGATTGTCGCCCACATGCAAGGGGCGGGGTTTCGCAGGGTTGCTGCTTTTCACGGTGACACGGCGCCGAGCGACCGCCTGCAGATCCTGAGGGGCTGGTCAGGGACAGACGGTCCGACGTCGATCGACGTGGTGGTCGGCACGTCGGCGTTCGGCCTGGGTGTGGACCAGCCCGATGTTCGGACGGTAGTACACGCATGCGTTCCTGGGTCGGTAGATCGCTATTACCAGGAGGTTGGAAGGGCTGGCCGCGACGGACACGCGGCGGTCGCAGTCTGGCTTCCGGTCAAAGGTTCGGACCTAGCAGAAGCAAGCCGAATAGAAGGCGCTACCGTCATCGGTGATGACAAGGCCTGGGCACGTTGGCGCGCGATGAGATCGTCCGATGCTCGTATCGGCGACCAGCCAAAAGGCTCGCTGGTGTTTGATACCTCGGCCGTACCGGAACATACAGCCGCCGGCAGTGACGCGAACCGACTGTGGAACAGGGTCACACTGACGCTGCTGGCTCAAGCCGGCGTGATTGAGATTAGCCCACTTCCCCCGCCGGCCATAAAGAGAGATCCGGACGAACCCGAGGCGGACTGGGTTCTCAGACGCGACGCCGCTTGGAGACGATTCCGCGACGCTGTCGCTGTGCGTAGCGCGCGAGACGTAGGCAACTTCGACCGCGGTGTACTCGAAGGCGCAATTGCGCGCGTCCGTTCGGATGTGTTGAACACTCAGAGGGAGTCGCTCGCGCATGTCCGCGACCTGCTTGAGGAGGAGCGGTGCTGGGCGGATGTCTTCGCAGAAGAGTACTCCTTTCGATATGGTAGCGGCGCTGCGACTGCCGTCCAGCGCGTTTCCGCTTCCTGTTCGGGATGCCCGGCGAGGGGGCACCACGGACCGGCCCACGGGCGTGCACCGACGCCCGTCATACCATTGCCGTCCATGCCTCTTCTAAATTTCTCTCTCCGTCGGCCATTGATGAACGAACTGCATGGTCAGGGAGGGCTTGTCGTCACCTATGAAGAGACGGGCCGCCGTGTTGGCCCCGTACCCTGGCTTGAGGACCTCATCAGGCGCTGCGTCGCCAATGGCATTAGGGCGGTCTTCGTTCCCCCAACGCTACGAACGCATCCAGCGGTGCAACAGGCGCATCGTCACGCCGGCGAAGGTTTCGTAATGATCGATGGGAAGGTCAGTGGGCCGCGGCCGTTCGCTGTGCCTGCACTAATTGTGCTCACACCTGGAGAACTCGTGGATCCTGGGTGGCTCCCGCCCATCGCCCATGGGCCGCCTCGGATCGTACTCATGCCAGTCGACACCCTGGATCCAGAGAGGCCCACGGCCAGGGTGGCCGACTGGCGGAGTCCTGTGCTGGCTGTCGACGATCTATTGCGGAGGATCTAA
- the dpdE gene encoding protein DpdE: protein MGIAPMLEDKIRELLEAWAGMSTWEIADVVSGKMGRRVGVDEVAETLYGRPDLFQAVGAGTPRWSIRRGIPKPRSGGANRSDGTTVSSTACPLCGSAMTERMVTRGRRAGQKFLGCTRFPQCRGSLSLAGAEGNQSAPASMRVVPPKDGIDRAPKISATAGRGKKMQVGDLVVSTDNDLGPGKAIGKEANDAIVVQYFDHPGETPPQRHREVVSRASLKRLVINNETRVFWKSDGVWRSGRVLYSTEQRDIYVKGHEWEGFVPEKELFVRWMRPLRDPVGFGCAGLLESPMLADRRRPFLQALLRQRAAAHGMTGVLSSSVELHSHQVEIVRRVLEDPVQRYLLADEVGLGKTIEAGMVIRQMLLDQPALRVQFVLPPFLLDQWVRELEGKFHIQSFRRADLRFARDDRPAEWQPADLLVVDEAHNLARLSASRSRELASRFERLREVALSSPRVLLLSATPVLHNEEILLAMLKLLDPNVYGDSSVEALRVRVEARSSLGRILLGLHAGLPAVLLRNRLAELGTLFSQDRDLTDILVEAGKRLEGGDREGLGQALRSIRVHVSEVYRLHRRMLRTRRTQALSTTYRVTGRRPPTLSPRNSEMAARIDLLLDSWRQELLAAAEAAGSLDEAAHSLAAACELASDPDGLREWAVGRARGAITATEREALERLARGVTRISRREEIARPIADALSYELAESERMVVFCPTTGLARDLAAELRDLLGDRLIVTHLSGEEASDVEEAVLDFERAEGSARLLVCDASAEEGRNFQFADVLVHLGLPSDANRLEQRIGRFDRWSHVAPGPLWRSLIIGDPESSRSLPDAWRRILAGGFEIFDRSVASLQHAVDAASAIAWQALLLHGWDGVADAQARVRQALQQEVERIREQDALDAIEAVQDERSVFEKLAQVERDEEQFAGAADELLADRGEPGNLRFQKVGNAREASGTYRVRGQDRAGKPLFPLLPTWRILRDFVPIEGHTGTFRRSVAVRTPALQIYRQGAPLIDAVADFLWHDDRGRSYGMWRWLPGWDRPERPAYRFDYHIEAAPEFGRVASEHATGKLDARAVQRRADALFPPVIVSLWLDERGQLITDCDFLAALERPYRKPQGPNDPHGGDFSLNKNRIAWAYDFIPEQRWPGAWREAQAEAEQLVRSHPAVMDAVAKGTAQAGPMLEGRIRQIRLRALRVPDEERAVLEHEVALEEAIAEVIHEAIRQPQLRLDSTGFVLVSGAVPSDAVEL, encoded by the coding sequence ATGGGCATAGCGCCAATGTTGGAAGACAAGATCCGCGAACTCCTCGAAGCGTGGGCGGGAATGTCTACCTGGGAGATCGCCGACGTTGTGTCTGGAAAGATGGGTCGACGGGTCGGGGTCGACGAAGTAGCTGAGACGCTTTACGGCCGTCCGGACCTCTTCCAGGCGGTTGGCGCTGGGACGCCCCGATGGTCAATCCGTCGCGGCATTCCGAAGCCACGATCTGGCGGAGCCAATCGGTCCGATGGCACGACGGTCTCATCTACGGCATGTCCTCTCTGTGGTTCTGCGATGACGGAGCGAATGGTTACCCGGGGCCGAAGAGCGGGCCAGAAATTTCTAGGCTGCACGCGGTTCCCCCAATGTCGCGGCTCGCTCTCCCTCGCCGGCGCCGAAGGTAACCAATCGGCGCCCGCCTCTATGCGAGTCGTGCCCCCTAAGGATGGCATCGACAGGGCGCCTAAGATTTCCGCGACTGCCGGCCGTGGCAAAAAAATGCAAGTCGGTGACCTCGTTGTATCCACCGACAATGACCTGGGACCTGGCAAGGCCATTGGGAAAGAGGCCAACGACGCCATCGTTGTTCAGTACTTTGACCACCCAGGGGAGACGCCTCCGCAGCGTCACCGAGAAGTCGTGTCACGTGCGAGCCTGAAGCGATTGGTGATCAACAACGAGACGAGGGTGTTCTGGAAGAGCGATGGGGTTTGGAGGTCGGGTCGGGTTCTATATAGCACCGAGCAGCGAGACATCTACGTCAAAGGGCACGAGTGGGAGGGATTCGTTCCGGAGAAGGAACTTTTCGTTCGCTGGATGCGACCGCTGAGGGATCCCGTCGGCTTCGGATGCGCCGGGCTTCTAGAATCGCCTATGCTGGCTGATCGTAGGCGTCCCTTTCTGCAAGCGCTTCTCCGTCAGCGCGCAGCGGCCCATGGCATGACCGGCGTCCTTTCTAGCTCCGTTGAATTGCACTCTCACCAGGTAGAGATTGTGCGCCGAGTTCTCGAAGATCCCGTCCAGCGCTACCTCCTGGCAGACGAGGTGGGGTTGGGGAAGACGATTGAGGCGGGCATGGTTATTCGCCAGATGCTCCTTGACCAGCCCGCGCTGAGAGTTCAGTTCGTCCTTCCGCCATTTCTTCTTGACCAATGGGTTCGCGAACTCGAAGGCAAATTCCACATACAAAGCTTTCGGCGGGCCGATCTCCGTTTCGCAAGAGATGACCGGCCAGCGGAATGGCAGCCGGCGGACCTCCTCGTAGTCGATGAGGCTCATAACCTGGCGCGTCTTAGTGCCAGTCGGAGCCGCGAACTCGCGTCTCGCTTCGAGCGTCTTCGCGAGGTGGCGTTAAGTAGTCCGCGAGTGCTGTTGCTCTCTGCGACGCCTGTCTTGCACAACGAAGAAATTCTCCTCGCGATGCTCAAACTCCTCGACCCGAACGTATACGGAGACAGCAGTGTCGAGGCGCTTCGAGTGCGCGTGGAGGCGAGGTCGAGCCTCGGTCGGATTCTTCTTGGCTTGCATGCCGGACTGCCGGCCGTCCTGCTGCGAAACCGATTAGCCGAACTCGGCACTCTTTTTTCACAGGACAGGGACCTAACGGACATCCTTGTGGAGGCCGGTAAGCGGTTGGAGGGCGGGGATCGAGAAGGGCTCGGCCAAGCGCTTCGAAGTATTCGGGTTCACGTGTCGGAGGTCTATCGCCTGCACCGGCGAATGTTGCGCACTAGACGGACCCAGGCGCTATCGACAACCTACCGCGTCACCGGACGTCGCCCGCCCACCTTAAGCCCTCGGAACTCGGAAATGGCGGCACGCATAGACCTGCTCCTCGATAGCTGGCGGCAGGAACTACTGGCTGCGGCCGAGGCCGCGGGCTCACTTGACGAGGCGGCACATTCCCTTGCTGCTGCTTGCGAGCTCGCGTCTGATCCGGATGGTCTACGTGAGTGGGCAGTGGGCCGAGCGAGAGGTGCGATTACGGCCACCGAGCGGGAAGCACTGGAGCGTTTGGCACGCGGTGTCACGAGGATTAGCCGTAGGGAGGAGATCGCGCGTCCTATCGCCGATGCGCTGTCGTACGAGTTGGCCGAGAGCGAGCGGATGGTCGTCTTTTGCCCGACCACCGGTCTCGCTCGCGACCTAGCTGCTGAGCTGCGCGACTTGCTCGGTGATCGTCTCATCGTTACTCACCTGTCGGGCGAGGAGGCGTCCGATGTGGAGGAGGCAGTCCTCGATTTTGAACGGGCGGAAGGAAGTGCACGGCTGCTGGTCTGTGACGCCTCCGCAGAGGAGGGGCGGAACTTTCAATTCGCGGACGTCTTAGTTCACCTCGGCCTTCCTTCCGACGCCAACCGGCTCGAACAGCGGATCGGCCGGTTCGACCGATGGTCGCACGTGGCGCCCGGTCCGCTCTGGCGTTCGCTCATCATTGGAGATCCGGAGAGCTCACGAAGCCTGCCGGACGCTTGGAGGCGCATCCTTGCTGGAGGGTTTGAGATCTTCGACCGGTCAGTAGCGAGTTTGCAGCATGCAGTGGATGCCGCATCCGCCATTGCTTGGCAAGCGTTGCTTCTCCATGGGTGGGATGGCGTTGCAGATGCGCAGGCTCGAGTCAGGCAAGCGCTACAACAAGAGGTGGAGAGGATTCGTGAACAGGACGCCCTCGACGCCATTGAAGCCGTCCAGGATGAACGATCCGTGTTCGAGAAACTCGCACAAGTAGAGCGGGACGAAGAGCAGTTCGCAGGGGCGGCGGACGAGTTGCTGGCAGACCGAGGGGAACCGGGTAACCTTCGCTTTCAAAAGGTGGGCAACGCCCGGGAGGCGAGCGGTACGTATCGCGTTCGGGGCCAGGACCGCGCTGGGAAGCCACTCTTCCCCCTTCTTCCGACGTGGCGTATCCTTCGCGACTTTGTCCCCATTGAAGGGCATACGGGCACGTTCCGTCGCTCAGTCGCCGTGCGTACGCCCGCCCTGCAGATCTATCGACAAGGTGCGCCGCTGATCGATGCCGTAGCCGACTTCCTGTGGCACGACGATCGCGGGCGTAGTTACGGCATGTGGCGGTGGCTACCGGGATGGGATCGCCCAGAGCGGCCCGCGTACCGCTTCGACTACCACATTGAGGCCGCACCAGAGTTTGGGAGAGTGGCCTCCGAACATGCCACCGGAAAACTTGATGCCAGAGCGGTACAGCGACGGGCGGACGCTCTGTTCCCGCCCGTGATCGTCTCCCTTTGGCTCGATGAGCGCGGGCAGCTAATTACGGATTGCGACTTCCTGGCAGCTCTGGAGAGGCCCTACCGGAAGCCGCAAGGACCCAACGATCCGCATGGCGGCGACTTCAGTCTTAACAAGAATAGGATCGCCTGGGCGTATGACTTCATCCCAGAGCAACGGTGGCCGGGAGCGTGGCGGGAGGCGCAGGCCGAAGCGGAGCAGTTGGTGCGTAGTCATCCTGCAGTGATGGACGCGGTGGCCAAAGGAACGGCACAGGCCGGCCCGATGCTCGAGGGACGCATCCGGCAGATTCGGCTTCGGGCGCTCCGCGTACCAGACGAAGAGCGCGCGGTCCTGGAACACGAGGTCGCTCTCGAGGAGGCCATCGCTGAGGTCATACACGAGGCGATAAGGCAGCCGCAGTTGCGGCTTGACTCGACCGGCTTCGTTCTCGTGTCGGGTGCTGTGCCCAGCGATGCGGTGGAACTTTGA